A genomic region of Amblyraja radiata isolate CabotCenter1 chromosome 16, sAmbRad1.1.pri, whole genome shotgun sequence contains the following coding sequences:
- the LOC116982172 gene encoding tubulin alpha chain-like, with protein sequence MPSDSTIGGGDDSFNTFFSETGAGKHVPRAVFIDLEPTVIDEVRTGTYRQLFHPEQLITGKEDAANNYARGHCSIGKEIVDLVLDRIRKLADLCTGLQGFLIFHSFGGGTGSGFTSLLMERLSVDYGKKSKLEFSVYPAPQISTAVVEPYNAVLVTHCTLEHSDCAFMMDNEAIYDVCRRNLDIERPTYTNLNRLMAQLVSSITASLRFDGALNVDLTEFQTNLVPYPRIHFPLVTYAPIISAEKAYHEELSVSQLTNACFEPANQLVKCDPRQGKYMACCMLYRGDVVPKDVNASIATIKTKRSIQFVDWCPTGFKVGINYQPPTVVPGGDLAKVQRALCMLSNTTAISMAWTRLNLKFDKMYAKRAFVHWYVGEGLEEGEFQDAREDMASLEKDYHEVAVDSADLERRGEEEE encoded by the exons ATGCCCAGCGACTCGACCATCGGAGGCGGCGACGATTCGTTCAACACCTTCTTCAGCGAGACGGGTGCGGGCAAGCACGTACCAAGGGCCGTGTTCATCGACCTGGAGCCCACGGTGATCG ATGAGGTGCGGACCGGCACCTACCGCCAGCTCTTCCACCCCGAGCAGCTCATCACCGGCAAGGAGGACGCGGCCAATAACTACGCCCGGGGCCACTGCTCCATCGGCAAGGAGATCGTGGACCTGGTCCTGGATCGAATCCGGAAGCTG GCCGATCTCTGCACCGGACTGCAGGGGTTCCTCATCTTCCACAGTTTCGGGGGCGGCACCGGCTCGGGCTTCACATCCCTCCTCATGGAGAGACTCTCCGTCGACTACGGCAAGAAATCCAAGCTGGAGTTTTCCGTCTACCCGGCGCCGCAGATCTCCACCGCAGTGGTCGAGCCCTACAACGCGGTGCTGGTCACCCACTGCACCCTGGAGCACTCCGACTGCGCCTTCATGATGGACAACGAGGCCATTTACGACGTGTGTCGGCGGAACCTGGACATCGAGCGCCCCACCTACACCAACCTCAATCGCCTGATGGCACAGTTAGTGTCGTCTATCACCGCCTCGCTGCGATTCGACGGCGCTCTCAACGTGGACCTGACTGAGTTCCAAACCAACCTAGTTCCCTACCCGCGCATCCACTTCCCGCTCGTCACCTACGCTCCCATTATTTCTGCAGAGAAGGCTTACCACGAGGAACTGTCCGTCTCCCAATTGACCAACGCCTGCTTCGAGCCGGCCAACCAGTTGGTGAAGTGCGACCCTCGCCAGGGGAAGTACATGGCGTGCTGTATGCtgtaccgcggggacgtggtgccCAAGGACGTCAATGCCTCCATCGCCACCATCAAGACAAAGCGCTCCATCCAGTTCGTGGACTGGTGCCCGACCGGGTTCAAG GTTGGCATCAACTACCAGCCCCCGACGGTGGTGCCGGGGGGCGACCTGGCCAAGGTGCAACGTGCCCTCTGCATGCTGAGCAACACCACCGCCATCTCCATGGCCTGGACCCGCCTCAACCTCAAGTTCGACAAGATGTACGCCAAGCGGGCCTTTGTCCACTGGTACGTGGGAGAGGGGCTGGAGGAAGGAGAGTTCCAGGACGCGCGGGAGGACATGGCGTCGCTGGAGAAGGACTACCACGAGGTGGCCGTGGATTCCGCCGACctcgagagaaggggggaagaggaagaataa